One region of Tachysurus vachellii isolate PV-2020 chromosome 11, HZAU_Pvac_v1, whole genome shotgun sequence genomic DNA includes:
- the atp2b3a gene encoding plasma membrane calcium-transporting ATPase 3a isoform X1: MGESVNSAVAFHPKKQRTDSGGHEGDFGVSLEELRNLMEVRGAEALQKIQESYGNTEGLCHRLKTSPTDGLWDVPADLERRWQVFGQNFIPPKKPKTFLQLVWEALQDVTLIILEIAAIISLGLSFYQPPDGDSEACVSVLGGVEDEGEAEAGWIEGAAILLSVLCVVLVTAFNDWSKEKQFRGLQSRIEQEQRFSVVRNGVVVQIPVAEMVVGDVAQVKYGDLLPADGVLIQGNDLKIDESSLTGESDHVRKAVDRDPMLLSGTHVMEGSGRMLVTAVGINSQTGIIFTLLGAGEVEEEKRETKKAEVSSSSSIRFSGISTKTCSIVNGKQDGALENNQNKGIKQDDAVAMEMQPLKSAEGGDMEEKDKKKSNVNKKEKSVLQGKLTKLAVQIGKAGLVMSAITVIILMLYFVIKTFIIQGRSWLPDCTPIYVQYFVKFFIIGVTVLVVAVPEGLPLAVTISLAYSVKKMMKDNNLVRHLDACETMGNATAICSDKTGTLTTNRMTAVQIYVGDQHFTEIPEPQHINTHTLELLTSAISINSAYTSKITAAEKEGGLPKQIGNKTECALLGLVLDLKRDYESIREQVPEENLYKVYTFNSVRKSMSTVIQLPDGHFRIYSKGASEILLKKCSSILSQSGPVRPFGPRDRDEMVKKVIEPMACDGLRTICVAYRDVPNDPPPEWDNEAEIINNLICIAVVGIEDPVRPEVPEAIRKCQRAGITVRMVTGDNINTARAIAAKCGILNIGDDFLCMEGKDFNRRIRNEKGEVEQERIDKIWPKLRVLARSSPTDKHTLVKGIIDSTIGEQRQVVAVTGDGTNDGPALKKADVGFAMGIAGTDVAKEASDIILTDDNFSSIVKAVMWGRNVYDSISKFLQFQLTVNVVAVIVAFTGACITQDSPLKAVQMLWVNLIMDTFASLALATEPPTESLLLRKPYGRNKPLISRTMMKNILGHAVYQLIIIFTLLFVGEKMFDIDNGRDAPLHAPPSEHYTIIFNTFVLMQLFNEINARKIHGERNVFDGIFANPIFCSIVLGTFAIQIVIVQFGGKPFSCSPLNVEQWLWCLFVGVGELIWGQVIASVPTNQLKFLKEAGLGPAADDITDEDLAEDEEEIDHAERELRRGQILWFRGLNRIQTQMEVVSTFKRSGSFQGAVRRRSSILSQLHDVTNTHTHIRVVRTFHSSLYDGMEKSDLPDAANEFQTPPEFIISDAGCRIPLIDETDVDDQSECSNYNHVTQHQRKSPSRYPHRQHSLPVKLNCNNNTSERRVCV, encoded by the exons gtttaTGGGACGTTCCTGCAGACCTGGAGAGACGATGGCAGGTTTTTGGACAGAACTTCATCCCTCCAAAGAAGCCAAAGACATTTCTTCAGTTAGTGTGGGAGGCGCTGCAGGACGTCACTCTCATCATACTGGAGATCGCCGCCATCATCTCACTCGGCCTGTCCTTCTATCAACCGCCGGATGGAGACAGCGAAG cttgtgttagtgtgttgggTGGAGTGGAGGACGAAGGTGAGGCCGAGGCCGGATGGATAGAGGGAGCGGCGATCCTCCTCTCCgtgctgtgtgtggtgttggtTACTGCCTTTAATGACTGGAGTAAAGAGAAGCAGTTCCGTGGCCTTCAGAGCCGCATCGAACAGGAGCAGCGCTTCAGCGTCGTCCGGAACGGCGTCGTCGTCCAAATCCCAGTGGCTGAGATGGTGGTTGGAGACGTGGCTCAAGTCAAATATG gtGATCTCCTTCCTGCTGATGGAGTTCTGATTCAGGGAAACGACCTGAAGATTGATGAGAGCTCCCTCACCGGAGAGTCGGATCACGTCCGGAAAGCCGTGGATCGAGATCCGATGCTGCTGTCAG GAACACACGTGATGGAGGGATCAGGGAGAATGCTGGTGACTGCAGTCGGGATCAACTCCCAAACCGGAATAATCTTCACCCTGCTCGGAGCCGGAGAGGTCgaggaggaaaagagagagactaaaAAAG CAGAGGTCAGTAGTAGCTCATCCATCCGGTTTTCTGGCATTTCTACCAAAACGTGCAGCATTGTTAATG GAAAACAAGACGGCGCTCTGGAGAACAATCAGAACAAAG GGATTAAACAGGACGATGCGGTTGCCATGGAGATGCAGCCACTGAAGAGTGCGGAGGGTGGAGACATGgaggaaaaagacaaaaagaaatcaaatgtcAACAAAAAGGAGAAATCTGTGCTTCAGGGAAAGCTCACCAAGCTGGCAGTGCAGATCGGGAAAGCAG GTTTAGTGATGTCGGCCATCACTGTGATTATCCTGATGCTGTACTTCGTGATAAAGACCTTCATCATTCAGGGTCGCTCCTGGCTCCCCGACTGCACCCCCATATACGTCCAGTACTTCGTCAAGTTCTTCATCATCGGGGTGACGGTGCTGGTCGTGGCCGTTCCTGAAGGTCTGCCGCTTGCCGTCACCATCTCACTGGCGTATTCTGTAAAG AAAATGATGAAGGACAATAATCTGGTGCGGCATCTGGACGCGTGCGAGACGATGGGGAACGCCACGGCGATCTGCTCGGACAAAACCGGAACGCTGACCACCAATCGCATGACGGCTGTGCAGATCTACGTGGGAGATCAACACTTCACGGAAATCCCGGAACCAcagcacattaacacacacacactggagctgCTCACCAGTGCCATCTCCATCAACAGCGCCTACACCTCCAAGATCACG gcAGCAGAGAAGGAGGGGGGTTTACCTAAGCAGATAGGGAATAAGACAGAATGTGCACTGCTGGGTCTGGTGCTGGATCTGAAGCGTGATTATGAGTCGATACGAGAGCAGGTTCCAGAGGAGAACCTCTATAAGGTCTACACCTTCAACTCCGTTCGCAAGTCCATGAGCACCGTCATCCAGCTCCCTGACGGACACTTCCGCATCTACAGCAAGGGAGCGTCCGAGATCCTGCTcaaaaa ATGTTCTTCCATTTTGTCCCAGAGCGGTCCGGTTCGTCCATTCGGACCTCGAGATCGGGATGAAATGGTGAAGAAGGTGATTGAGCCGATGGCGTGTGACGGCCTCCGCACCATCTGTGTAGCGTATCGTGACGTTCCTAACGATCCGCCACCGGAATGGGACAACGAGGCCGAGATCATCAACAACCTCATCTGCATCGCTGTGGTGGGAATCGAGGATCCGGTTCGGCCGGAG GTTCCAGAAGCTATCAGGAAGTGTCAGAGGGCGGGAATCACAGTAAGAATGGTTACGGGAGATAACATCAACACAGCGCGTGCCATCGCCGCTAAATGCGGCATCCTTAACATCGGAGACGACTTCCTGTGCATGGAGGGGAAAGACTTTAACCGGCGAATCAGGAACGAGAAAGGAGAG GTGGAGCAGGAGCGCATCGATAAGATCTGGCCCAAACTCAGGGTCCTGGCTCGCTCATCTccaacagacaaacatacactcGTCAAAg gtatCATAGACAGCACGATAGGAGAACAGAGGCAGGTTGTGGCGGTGACTGGTGACGGTACGAATGATGGTCCTGCACTGAAGAAAGCTGACGTTGGCTTTGCGATG ggtaTCGCAGGGACAGACGTGGCGAAGGAGGCATCTGACATCATTTTAACGGATGATAACTTCAGCAGCATCGTGAAGGCGGTGATGTGGGGCAGAAATGTTTACGACAGCATCTCCAAATTTCTGCAGTTTCAGCTGACGGTCAATGTGGTGGCTGTTATAGTGGCTTTCACTGGAGCCTGTATTAcacaa GACTCTCCTCTGAAGGCCGTGCAGATGTTGTGGGTGAACCTGATTATGGACACGTTTGCATCTTTAGCTCTGGCCACCGAACCTCCTACTGAGTCCCTCTTGTTGCGCAAACCTTATGGCCGGAACAAGCCTCTcatctccaggaccatgatgaaGAACATCCTCGGACATGCGGTGTATcagctcatcatcatctttacgCTGCTATTtgtcg GTGAGAAGATGTTTGATATCGATAATGGCCGTGATGCTCCTCTCCATGCTCCTCCGTCTGAGCATTACACCATCATCTTTAACACTTTCGTCCTCATGCAGCTCTTTAACGAGATCAATGCACGGAAAATCCACGGCGAGAGGAACGTCTTTGACGGCATCTTTGCTAATCCCATCTTCTGCTCCATCGTCCTTGGCACCTTTGCTATACAG aTTGTGATTGTGCAGTTTGGAGGGAAGCCGTTTAGCTGTTCACCCCTGAATGTGGAGCAGTGGCTCTGGTGTCTGTTTGTAGGAGTGGGAGAACTGATCTGGGGTCAG GTGATTGCATCCGTGCCAACAAATCAGCTGAAGTTTCTGAAGGAGGCAGGGCTTGGTCCAGCGGCTGATGATATCACTGATGAAGATTTGgcagaggatgaggaagagatCGATCATGCAGAGCGAGAACTGAGACGAGGACAAATACTCTGGTTCCGAGGTCTAAACCGCATTCAGACGCAG ATGGAGGTAGTCAGCACGTTTAAGCGCAGTGGCTCATTTCAGGGTGCCGTCCGACGCCGGTCCTCCATCCTCAGCCAGCTACATGACgtaaccaacacacacacacac ATCCGAGTGGTGAGAACATTCCACAGCTCTCTGTACGACGGAATGGAAAAATCGGACCTTCCTGATGCGGCGAATGAATTCCAGACCCCTCCGGAGTTTATCATCTCTGATGCTGGATGCAGGATTCCGCTGATCGACGAGACAGACGTggacgaccaatcagaatgctcCAATTACAACCATGTGACTCAACACCAGCGTAAGAGTCCCTCACGTTACCCTCACCGTCAACATAGTCTCCCTGTTAAGCTCAACTGCAACAACAACACGTCCGAGAGAAGAGTGTGCGTGTGA
- the atp2b3a gene encoding plasma membrane calcium-transporting ATPase 3a isoform X3, translated as MGESVNSAVAFHPKKQRTDSGGHEGDFGVSLEELRNLMEVRGAEALQKIQESYGNTEGLCHRLKTSPTDGLWDVPADLERRWQVFGQNFIPPKKPKTFLQLVWEALQDVTLIILEIAAIISLGLSFYQPPDGDSEACVSVLGGVEDEGEAEAGWIEGAAILLSVLCVVLVTAFNDWSKEKQFRGLQSRIEQEQRFSVVRNGVVVQIPVAEMVVGDVAQVKYGDLLPADGVLIQGNDLKIDESSLTGESDHVRKAVDRDPMLLSGTHVMEGSGRMLVTAVGINSQTGIIFTLLGAGEVEEEKRETKKGKQDGALENNQNKGIKQDDAVAMEMQPLKSAEGGDMEEKDKKKSNVNKKEKSVLQGKLTKLAVQIGKAGLVMSAITVIILMLYFVIKTFIIQGRSWLPDCTPIYVQYFVKFFIIGVTVLVVAVPEGLPLAVTISLAYSVKKMMKDNNLVRHLDACETMGNATAICSDKTGTLTTNRMTAVQIYVGDQHFTEIPEPQHINTHTLELLTSAISINSAYTSKITAAEKEGGLPKQIGNKTECALLGLVLDLKRDYESIREQVPEENLYKVYTFNSVRKSMSTVIQLPDGHFRIYSKGASEILLKKCSSILSQSGPVRPFGPRDRDEMVKKVIEPMACDGLRTICVAYRDVPNDPPPEWDNEAEIINNLICIAVVGIEDPVRPEVPEAIRKCQRAGITVRMVTGDNINTARAIAAKCGILNIGDDFLCMEGKDFNRRIRNEKGEVEQERIDKIWPKLRVLARSSPTDKHTLVKGIIDSTIGEQRQVVAVTGDGTNDGPALKKADVGFAMGIAGTDVAKEASDIILTDDNFSSIVKAVMWGRNVYDSISKFLQFQLTVNVVAVIVAFTGACITQDSPLKAVQMLWVNLIMDTFASLALATEPPTESLLLRKPYGRNKPLISRTMMKNILGHAVYQLIIIFTLLFVGEKMFDIDNGRDAPLHAPPSEHYTIIFNTFVLMQLFNEINARKIHGERNVFDGIFANPIFCSIVLGTFAIQIVIVQFGGKPFSCSPLNVEQWLWCLFVGVGELIWGQVIASVPTNQLKFLKEAGLGPAADDITDEDLAEDEEEIDHAERELRRGQILWFRGLNRIQTQMEVVSTFKRSGSFQGAVRRRSSILSQLHDVTNTHTHIRVVRTFHSSLYDGMEKSDLPDAANEFQTPPEFIISDAGCRIPLIDETDVDDQSECSNYNHVTQHQRKSPSRYPHRQHSLPVKLNCNNNTSERRVCV; from the exons gtttaTGGGACGTTCCTGCAGACCTGGAGAGACGATGGCAGGTTTTTGGACAGAACTTCATCCCTCCAAAGAAGCCAAAGACATTTCTTCAGTTAGTGTGGGAGGCGCTGCAGGACGTCACTCTCATCATACTGGAGATCGCCGCCATCATCTCACTCGGCCTGTCCTTCTATCAACCGCCGGATGGAGACAGCGAAG cttgtgttagtgtgttgggTGGAGTGGAGGACGAAGGTGAGGCCGAGGCCGGATGGATAGAGGGAGCGGCGATCCTCCTCTCCgtgctgtgtgtggtgttggtTACTGCCTTTAATGACTGGAGTAAAGAGAAGCAGTTCCGTGGCCTTCAGAGCCGCATCGAACAGGAGCAGCGCTTCAGCGTCGTCCGGAACGGCGTCGTCGTCCAAATCCCAGTGGCTGAGATGGTGGTTGGAGACGTGGCTCAAGTCAAATATG gtGATCTCCTTCCTGCTGATGGAGTTCTGATTCAGGGAAACGACCTGAAGATTGATGAGAGCTCCCTCACCGGAGAGTCGGATCACGTCCGGAAAGCCGTGGATCGAGATCCGATGCTGCTGTCAG GAACACACGTGATGGAGGGATCAGGGAGAATGCTGGTGACTGCAGTCGGGATCAACTCCCAAACCGGAATAATCTTCACCCTGCTCGGAGCCGGAGAGGTCgaggaggaaaagagagagactaaaAAAG GAAAACAAGACGGCGCTCTGGAGAACAATCAGAACAAAG GGATTAAACAGGACGATGCGGTTGCCATGGAGATGCAGCCACTGAAGAGTGCGGAGGGTGGAGACATGgaggaaaaagacaaaaagaaatcaaatgtcAACAAAAAGGAGAAATCTGTGCTTCAGGGAAAGCTCACCAAGCTGGCAGTGCAGATCGGGAAAGCAG GTTTAGTGATGTCGGCCATCACTGTGATTATCCTGATGCTGTACTTCGTGATAAAGACCTTCATCATTCAGGGTCGCTCCTGGCTCCCCGACTGCACCCCCATATACGTCCAGTACTTCGTCAAGTTCTTCATCATCGGGGTGACGGTGCTGGTCGTGGCCGTTCCTGAAGGTCTGCCGCTTGCCGTCACCATCTCACTGGCGTATTCTGTAAAG AAAATGATGAAGGACAATAATCTGGTGCGGCATCTGGACGCGTGCGAGACGATGGGGAACGCCACGGCGATCTGCTCGGACAAAACCGGAACGCTGACCACCAATCGCATGACGGCTGTGCAGATCTACGTGGGAGATCAACACTTCACGGAAATCCCGGAACCAcagcacattaacacacacacactggagctgCTCACCAGTGCCATCTCCATCAACAGCGCCTACACCTCCAAGATCACG gcAGCAGAGAAGGAGGGGGGTTTACCTAAGCAGATAGGGAATAAGACAGAATGTGCACTGCTGGGTCTGGTGCTGGATCTGAAGCGTGATTATGAGTCGATACGAGAGCAGGTTCCAGAGGAGAACCTCTATAAGGTCTACACCTTCAACTCCGTTCGCAAGTCCATGAGCACCGTCATCCAGCTCCCTGACGGACACTTCCGCATCTACAGCAAGGGAGCGTCCGAGATCCTGCTcaaaaa ATGTTCTTCCATTTTGTCCCAGAGCGGTCCGGTTCGTCCATTCGGACCTCGAGATCGGGATGAAATGGTGAAGAAGGTGATTGAGCCGATGGCGTGTGACGGCCTCCGCACCATCTGTGTAGCGTATCGTGACGTTCCTAACGATCCGCCACCGGAATGGGACAACGAGGCCGAGATCATCAACAACCTCATCTGCATCGCTGTGGTGGGAATCGAGGATCCGGTTCGGCCGGAG GTTCCAGAAGCTATCAGGAAGTGTCAGAGGGCGGGAATCACAGTAAGAATGGTTACGGGAGATAACATCAACACAGCGCGTGCCATCGCCGCTAAATGCGGCATCCTTAACATCGGAGACGACTTCCTGTGCATGGAGGGGAAAGACTTTAACCGGCGAATCAGGAACGAGAAAGGAGAG GTGGAGCAGGAGCGCATCGATAAGATCTGGCCCAAACTCAGGGTCCTGGCTCGCTCATCTccaacagacaaacatacactcGTCAAAg gtatCATAGACAGCACGATAGGAGAACAGAGGCAGGTTGTGGCGGTGACTGGTGACGGTACGAATGATGGTCCTGCACTGAAGAAAGCTGACGTTGGCTTTGCGATG ggtaTCGCAGGGACAGACGTGGCGAAGGAGGCATCTGACATCATTTTAACGGATGATAACTTCAGCAGCATCGTGAAGGCGGTGATGTGGGGCAGAAATGTTTACGACAGCATCTCCAAATTTCTGCAGTTTCAGCTGACGGTCAATGTGGTGGCTGTTATAGTGGCTTTCACTGGAGCCTGTATTAcacaa GACTCTCCTCTGAAGGCCGTGCAGATGTTGTGGGTGAACCTGATTATGGACACGTTTGCATCTTTAGCTCTGGCCACCGAACCTCCTACTGAGTCCCTCTTGTTGCGCAAACCTTATGGCCGGAACAAGCCTCTcatctccaggaccatgatgaaGAACATCCTCGGACATGCGGTGTATcagctcatcatcatctttacgCTGCTATTtgtcg GTGAGAAGATGTTTGATATCGATAATGGCCGTGATGCTCCTCTCCATGCTCCTCCGTCTGAGCATTACACCATCATCTTTAACACTTTCGTCCTCATGCAGCTCTTTAACGAGATCAATGCACGGAAAATCCACGGCGAGAGGAACGTCTTTGACGGCATCTTTGCTAATCCCATCTTCTGCTCCATCGTCCTTGGCACCTTTGCTATACAG aTTGTGATTGTGCAGTTTGGAGGGAAGCCGTTTAGCTGTTCACCCCTGAATGTGGAGCAGTGGCTCTGGTGTCTGTTTGTAGGAGTGGGAGAACTGATCTGGGGTCAG GTGATTGCATCCGTGCCAACAAATCAGCTGAAGTTTCTGAAGGAGGCAGGGCTTGGTCCAGCGGCTGATGATATCACTGATGAAGATTTGgcagaggatgaggaagagatCGATCATGCAGAGCGAGAACTGAGACGAGGACAAATACTCTGGTTCCGAGGTCTAAACCGCATTCAGACGCAG ATGGAGGTAGTCAGCACGTTTAAGCGCAGTGGCTCATTTCAGGGTGCCGTCCGACGCCGGTCCTCCATCCTCAGCCAGCTACATGACgtaaccaacacacacacacac ATCCGAGTGGTGAGAACATTCCACAGCTCTCTGTACGACGGAATGGAAAAATCGGACCTTCCTGATGCGGCGAATGAATTCCAGACCCCTCCGGAGTTTATCATCTCTGATGCTGGATGCAGGATTCCGCTGATCGACGAGACAGACGTggacgaccaatcagaatgctcCAATTACAACCATGTGACTCAACACCAGCGTAAGAGTCCCTCACGTTACCCTCACCGTCAACATAGTCTCCCTGTTAAGCTCAACTGCAACAACAACACGTCCGAGAGAAGAGTGTGCGTGTGA
- the atp2b3a gene encoding plasma membrane calcium-transporting ATPase 3a isoform X2: MGESVNSAVAFHPKKQRTDSGGHEGDFGVSLEELRNLMEVRGAEALQKIQESYGNTEGLCHRLKTSPTDGLWDVPADLERRWQVFGQNFIPPKKPKTFLQLVWEALQDVTLIILEIAAIISLGLSFYQPPDGDSEACVSVLGGVEDEGEAEAGWIEGAAILLSVLCVVLVTAFNDWSKEKQFRGLQSRIEQEQRFSVVRNGVVVQIPVAEMVVGDVAQVKYGDLLPADGVLIQGNDLKIDESSLTGESDHVRKAVDRDPMLLSGTHVMEGSGRMLVTAVGINSQTGIIFTLLGAGEVEEEKRETKKEVSSSSSIRFSGISTKTCSIVNGKQDGALENNQNKGIKQDDAVAMEMQPLKSAEGGDMEEKDKKKSNVNKKEKSVLQGKLTKLAVQIGKAGLVMSAITVIILMLYFVIKTFIIQGRSWLPDCTPIYVQYFVKFFIIGVTVLVVAVPEGLPLAVTISLAYSVKKMMKDNNLVRHLDACETMGNATAICSDKTGTLTTNRMTAVQIYVGDQHFTEIPEPQHINTHTLELLTSAISINSAYTSKITAAEKEGGLPKQIGNKTECALLGLVLDLKRDYESIREQVPEENLYKVYTFNSVRKSMSTVIQLPDGHFRIYSKGASEILLKKCSSILSQSGPVRPFGPRDRDEMVKKVIEPMACDGLRTICVAYRDVPNDPPPEWDNEAEIINNLICIAVVGIEDPVRPEVPEAIRKCQRAGITVRMVTGDNINTARAIAAKCGILNIGDDFLCMEGKDFNRRIRNEKGEVEQERIDKIWPKLRVLARSSPTDKHTLVKGIIDSTIGEQRQVVAVTGDGTNDGPALKKADVGFAMGIAGTDVAKEASDIILTDDNFSSIVKAVMWGRNVYDSISKFLQFQLTVNVVAVIVAFTGACITQDSPLKAVQMLWVNLIMDTFASLALATEPPTESLLLRKPYGRNKPLISRTMMKNILGHAVYQLIIIFTLLFVGEKMFDIDNGRDAPLHAPPSEHYTIIFNTFVLMQLFNEINARKIHGERNVFDGIFANPIFCSIVLGTFAIQIVIVQFGGKPFSCSPLNVEQWLWCLFVGVGELIWGQVIASVPTNQLKFLKEAGLGPAADDITDEDLAEDEEEIDHAERELRRGQILWFRGLNRIQTQMEVVSTFKRSGSFQGAVRRRSSILSQLHDVTNTHTHIRVVRTFHSSLYDGMEKSDLPDAANEFQTPPEFIISDAGCRIPLIDETDVDDQSECSNYNHVTQHQRKSPSRYPHRQHSLPVKLNCNNNTSERRVCV; this comes from the exons gtttaTGGGACGTTCCTGCAGACCTGGAGAGACGATGGCAGGTTTTTGGACAGAACTTCATCCCTCCAAAGAAGCCAAAGACATTTCTTCAGTTAGTGTGGGAGGCGCTGCAGGACGTCACTCTCATCATACTGGAGATCGCCGCCATCATCTCACTCGGCCTGTCCTTCTATCAACCGCCGGATGGAGACAGCGAAG cttgtgttagtgtgttgggTGGAGTGGAGGACGAAGGTGAGGCCGAGGCCGGATGGATAGAGGGAGCGGCGATCCTCCTCTCCgtgctgtgtgtggtgttggtTACTGCCTTTAATGACTGGAGTAAAGAGAAGCAGTTCCGTGGCCTTCAGAGCCGCATCGAACAGGAGCAGCGCTTCAGCGTCGTCCGGAACGGCGTCGTCGTCCAAATCCCAGTGGCTGAGATGGTGGTTGGAGACGTGGCTCAAGTCAAATATG gtGATCTCCTTCCTGCTGATGGAGTTCTGATTCAGGGAAACGACCTGAAGATTGATGAGAGCTCCCTCACCGGAGAGTCGGATCACGTCCGGAAAGCCGTGGATCGAGATCCGATGCTGCTGTCAG GAACACACGTGATGGAGGGATCAGGGAGAATGCTGGTGACTGCAGTCGGGATCAACTCCCAAACCGGAATAATCTTCACCCTGCTCGGAGCCGGAGAGGTCgaggaggaaaagagagagactaaaAAAG AGGTCAGTAGTAGCTCATCCATCCGGTTTTCTGGCATTTCTACCAAAACGTGCAGCATTGTTAATG GAAAACAAGACGGCGCTCTGGAGAACAATCAGAACAAAG GGATTAAACAGGACGATGCGGTTGCCATGGAGATGCAGCCACTGAAGAGTGCGGAGGGTGGAGACATGgaggaaaaagacaaaaagaaatcaaatgtcAACAAAAAGGAGAAATCTGTGCTTCAGGGAAAGCTCACCAAGCTGGCAGTGCAGATCGGGAAAGCAG GTTTAGTGATGTCGGCCATCACTGTGATTATCCTGATGCTGTACTTCGTGATAAAGACCTTCATCATTCAGGGTCGCTCCTGGCTCCCCGACTGCACCCCCATATACGTCCAGTACTTCGTCAAGTTCTTCATCATCGGGGTGACGGTGCTGGTCGTGGCCGTTCCTGAAGGTCTGCCGCTTGCCGTCACCATCTCACTGGCGTATTCTGTAAAG AAAATGATGAAGGACAATAATCTGGTGCGGCATCTGGACGCGTGCGAGACGATGGGGAACGCCACGGCGATCTGCTCGGACAAAACCGGAACGCTGACCACCAATCGCATGACGGCTGTGCAGATCTACGTGGGAGATCAACACTTCACGGAAATCCCGGAACCAcagcacattaacacacacacactggagctgCTCACCAGTGCCATCTCCATCAACAGCGCCTACACCTCCAAGATCACG gcAGCAGAGAAGGAGGGGGGTTTACCTAAGCAGATAGGGAATAAGACAGAATGTGCACTGCTGGGTCTGGTGCTGGATCTGAAGCGTGATTATGAGTCGATACGAGAGCAGGTTCCAGAGGAGAACCTCTATAAGGTCTACACCTTCAACTCCGTTCGCAAGTCCATGAGCACCGTCATCCAGCTCCCTGACGGACACTTCCGCATCTACAGCAAGGGAGCGTCCGAGATCCTGCTcaaaaa ATGTTCTTCCATTTTGTCCCAGAGCGGTCCGGTTCGTCCATTCGGACCTCGAGATCGGGATGAAATGGTGAAGAAGGTGATTGAGCCGATGGCGTGTGACGGCCTCCGCACCATCTGTGTAGCGTATCGTGACGTTCCTAACGATCCGCCACCGGAATGGGACAACGAGGCCGAGATCATCAACAACCTCATCTGCATCGCTGTGGTGGGAATCGAGGATCCGGTTCGGCCGGAG GTTCCAGAAGCTATCAGGAAGTGTCAGAGGGCGGGAATCACAGTAAGAATGGTTACGGGAGATAACATCAACACAGCGCGTGCCATCGCCGCTAAATGCGGCATCCTTAACATCGGAGACGACTTCCTGTGCATGGAGGGGAAAGACTTTAACCGGCGAATCAGGAACGAGAAAGGAGAG GTGGAGCAGGAGCGCATCGATAAGATCTGGCCCAAACTCAGGGTCCTGGCTCGCTCATCTccaacagacaaacatacactcGTCAAAg gtatCATAGACAGCACGATAGGAGAACAGAGGCAGGTTGTGGCGGTGACTGGTGACGGTACGAATGATGGTCCTGCACTGAAGAAAGCTGACGTTGGCTTTGCGATG ggtaTCGCAGGGACAGACGTGGCGAAGGAGGCATCTGACATCATTTTAACGGATGATAACTTCAGCAGCATCGTGAAGGCGGTGATGTGGGGCAGAAATGTTTACGACAGCATCTCCAAATTTCTGCAGTTTCAGCTGACGGTCAATGTGGTGGCTGTTATAGTGGCTTTCACTGGAGCCTGTATTAcacaa GACTCTCCTCTGAAGGCCGTGCAGATGTTGTGGGTGAACCTGATTATGGACACGTTTGCATCTTTAGCTCTGGCCACCGAACCTCCTACTGAGTCCCTCTTGTTGCGCAAACCTTATGGCCGGAACAAGCCTCTcatctccaggaccatgatgaaGAACATCCTCGGACATGCGGTGTATcagctcatcatcatctttacgCTGCTATTtgtcg GTGAGAAGATGTTTGATATCGATAATGGCCGTGATGCTCCTCTCCATGCTCCTCCGTCTGAGCATTACACCATCATCTTTAACACTTTCGTCCTCATGCAGCTCTTTAACGAGATCAATGCACGGAAAATCCACGGCGAGAGGAACGTCTTTGACGGCATCTTTGCTAATCCCATCTTCTGCTCCATCGTCCTTGGCACCTTTGCTATACAG aTTGTGATTGTGCAGTTTGGAGGGAAGCCGTTTAGCTGTTCACCCCTGAATGTGGAGCAGTGGCTCTGGTGTCTGTTTGTAGGAGTGGGAGAACTGATCTGGGGTCAG GTGATTGCATCCGTGCCAACAAATCAGCTGAAGTTTCTGAAGGAGGCAGGGCTTGGTCCAGCGGCTGATGATATCACTGATGAAGATTTGgcagaggatgaggaagagatCGATCATGCAGAGCGAGAACTGAGACGAGGACAAATACTCTGGTTCCGAGGTCTAAACCGCATTCAGACGCAG ATGGAGGTAGTCAGCACGTTTAAGCGCAGTGGCTCATTTCAGGGTGCCGTCCGACGCCGGTCCTCCATCCTCAGCCAGCTACATGACgtaaccaacacacacacacac ATCCGAGTGGTGAGAACATTCCACAGCTCTCTGTACGACGGAATGGAAAAATCGGACCTTCCTGATGCGGCGAATGAATTCCAGACCCCTCCGGAGTTTATCATCTCTGATGCTGGATGCAGGATTCCGCTGATCGACGAGACAGACGTggacgaccaatcagaatgctcCAATTACAACCATGTGACTCAACACCAGCGTAAGAGTCCCTCACGTTACCCTCACCGTCAACATAGTCTCCCTGTTAAGCTCAACTGCAACAACAACACGTCCGAGAGAAGAGTGTGCGTGTGA